AAAGCGGGAAAACGATTCTTCTGGCGTCCCATGTTTTGCCGTTTGTTTCGGAGATCTGCGACCGCGTGGGAATTCTACACCGAGGCAAACTTGTGGCCGACTTCTCTCCGGATTCTGCTCCTCCGGAAGAACGTGCCCGGCAGGTGAAATCAATTTACGAAGAAACCGTTGGGAAATTCTCAATAAGTGCCGTTCAACAAAAATAACTGTGTTTCAGCAAATAAATCAAAATCTACCTTTGTCATTGCGAGACCACCGAAGGCGGTCGAAGTTGAAAATGCGCCATTGGCGTGCAATTTCTTTTATTTTTGATTCAATTTCATTTGCGCATTCGCAGCCATTTTTTTAAGGAGACCCCATGCAAAAGGCCGGTAAACAAGGATTTTTTTTCTGGCTGATTAAAAATATTAAAATTCTGCCCAAACTCCTCAAACTCATCGGGCGGCTCATGAAGGACCCCCGGGTGCAATTCCTGCCCAAAGCGGCTCTGGTGGGCTCTTTGGTTTACCTCATTTCCCCTATCGATCTCATTCCGGATTTTGTGGCGCCGCTGGTGGGACAGTTGGATGACATTGCCATCCTCTATTTCGCTTTGCGTTATTTTTTCTC
This portion of the Calditrichota bacterium genome encodes:
- a CDS encoding DUF1232 domain-containing protein, with product MQKAGKQGFFFWLIKNIKILPKLLKLIGRLMKDPRVQFLPKAALVGSLVYLISPIDLIPDFVAPLVGQLDDIAILYFALRYFFSSVPPEVLEEHTNAIQRGE